A genomic region of Dactylococcopsis salina PCC 8305 contains the following coding sequences:
- a CDS encoding SLC26A/SulP transporter family protein translates to MTNQLSSRQQIRFNLFQSWADSLQPKELFLSLIAGLVTGIIGVIRAISYAALIFSGTLGSDLGVGVGLTVFSTGIVSFVAAIFSALPGMIATPLAAPTAITAILASEIVADLKATVSPAELLITVLAAIALSSVCTGLFLLILGRLKLGSKIRFIPYPVVGGFMAGTGWLLVSGSVQITADIALTFNNLSTFFHTNPLLHWGAAFAVALVLLIISNRYHHFLVMPGTLLGLMLGFYLILWGTGTSLTEAREQGWLLETFASGGLWQPLTVSDFGSIEWSAILSHWGLILSLMLVSLLSLVLSNSGIELVVEREISLNQELESIGISNIASGFGSGMVGNQALPSTLLVDKIGANNRLAGMFSGIFCFFVLILGSSFISLFPKPILGGLILYLGLSLLIQWVYKAWFTLNFSDYLIVIVTLIVINAVGFLEGIAVGFIMSVISFMFNYSQLNVVKNCSSIATTRSNIHRSETERETLTKKGDRVYILELQGYVFFGTADYLLQQVRDRVEKIKENPLNYILIDFREVEGLDASGVLTFIKLLKIARQQKLTLVYTNLMAKLEAQLRQGGGIDQEEKLCYILPDLDRGLEWCESQLLSDACSEEAKKTSLKEQLTDLFLTSEQAERFAEYLTPQSVETGEVIFEAGADRQCLYFIESGQVSVLLELPDGQTKRLQTHSNGSVLGEMRFYGKPPLSSLVVADHPSQLYRLDRATFEEMKQVHPDLAYALQEYIVRFLCDSLTRREEQVRIIA, encoded by the coding sequence ATGACTAATCAGTTAAGTTCACGTCAGCAAATTCGTTTTAACTTGTTTCAATCTTGGGCGGATAGTCTGCAGCCCAAAGAGCTATTTTTGAGTTTAATTGCCGGTTTAGTTACTGGTATTATTGGTGTCATCCGAGCGATTTCGTATGCAGCTTTAATTTTCTCAGGAACATTAGGATCAGATTTAGGAGTTGGTGTGGGATTGACCGTGTTTAGTACAGGAATTGTTAGTTTTGTTGCGGCGATTTTTAGTGCGCTACCTGGGATGATTGCGACTCCTTTAGCAGCCCCAACCGCAATTACTGCCATTTTAGCCAGTGAAATTGTAGCTGATTTGAAAGCAACGGTATCACCTGCGGAACTTTTAATCACTGTTCTCGCAGCGATCGCGCTTTCTTCAGTATGTACAGGATTATTTTTATTAATTTTAGGACGCTTAAAACTAGGAAGCAAAATCCGTTTTATTCCCTATCCAGTGGTGGGGGGATTTATGGCTGGAACGGGCTGGTTATTAGTGTCGGGTTCAGTTCAAATTACGGCAGATATTGCCTTAACTTTTAATAATTTATCAACCTTTTTTCACACGAATCCCTTACTCCATTGGGGGGCGGCGTTTGCGGTGGCTTTAGTGTTATTAATTATCTCGAATCGCTACCATCATTTTTTAGTAATGCCAGGAACTTTACTGGGACTAATGTTAGGGTTTTATCTGATTTTGTGGGGAACAGGAACTTCTCTCACCGAAGCAAGAGAACAAGGTTGGTTACTAGAAACGTTTGCGTCAGGAGGACTTTGGCAACCCTTAACTGTTTCTGATTTCGGTTCGATCGAATGGTCAGCTATATTATCTCATTGGGGACTAATTTTGTCCTTAATGTTAGTTAGTTTATTATCTTTGGTTTTGAGTAATAGTGGCATTGAATTAGTAGTAGAGAGAGAGATTAGTCTGAATCAAGAATTAGAATCGATCGGCATCTCAAATATTGCGTCGGGATTCGGTAGCGGTATGGTGGGAAATCAAGCGTTACCCAGTACATTATTAGTCGATAAAATTGGCGCAAATAATCGCTTGGCGGGAATGTTTTCTGGTATTTTTTGCTTTTTTGTCTTAATTCTAGGGTCCTCTTTTATTTCCTTATTCCCGAAACCGATTCTGGGAGGATTGATTTTATATTTAGGATTATCTTTATTAATTCAGTGGGTTTATAAAGCATGGTTTACGCTCAATTTCTCAGATTATCTGATTGTGATTGTCACCTTAATTGTGATTAATGCGGTGGGATTTTTAGAAGGAATTGCGGTAGGATTTATTATGAGCGTGATTTCCTTTATGTTTAACTATAGCCAACTGAATGTGGTTAAAAATTGTTCTTCGATCGCCACCACAAGAAGTAACATCCATCGTAGCGAAACCGAACGAGAAACCTTGACGAAAAAAGGCGATCGAGTTTATATCTTAGAATTACAAGGCTATGTCTTTTTTGGAACAGCCGATTATCTATTACAACAAGTGCGCGATCGAGTAGAAAAAATCAAAGAAAATCCTTTAAATTATATTCTGATTGACTTTCGAGAAGTGGAAGGATTAGATGCGTCAGGGGTGCTAACCTTTATTAAACTGCTAAAAATTGCCCGTCAGCAAAAACTCACTCTAGTTTATACCAATCTCATGGCAAAATTAGAAGCGCAACTGCGTCAAGGAGGAGGAATTGATCAAGAGGAGAAACTGTGTTATATTTTGCCAGATTTAGATCGAGGTTTGGAATGGTGCGAAAGCCAACTGTTAAGTGATGCTTGTTCCGAAGAAGCGAAAAAAACCTCATTAAAAGAACAGTTAACAGATTTATTTTTAACCTCGGAACAAGCAGAAAGGTTCGCAGAATATCTCACTCCTCAAAGCGTGGAAACAGGCGAAGTAATTTTTGAAGCTGGGGCCGATCGACAATGTTTATACTTTATTGAATCTGGACAAGTGAGTGTCTTATTAGAACTTCCTGACGGTCAAACCAAACGCTTACAAACCCATTCTAATGGTTCAGTATTGGGAGAAATGCGGTTTTATGGGAAACCTCCCCTTTCCTCTTTAGTCGTCGCTGATCATCCCAGTCAACTTTATCGCCTCGATCGCGCCACCTTTGAAGAAATGAAACAAGTCCATCCCGATCTCGCCTATGCCTTACAAGAATACATTGTTCGCTTTTTATGTGACAGTCTAACGCGACGGGAAGAACAAGTGCGAATCATCGCTTGA
- a CDS encoding diacylglycerol/polyprenol kinase family protein, with protein sequence MVVTFLGGVILLAEVLNRIITSETELTRKVVHIGAGNVILFAWWFQIPAWIGISAAIVAAMIALLSYFFPILPSINSVGRKSLGTFFYAVSMGILIAWFFPQHPQYAAIGILIMAWGDGLAALIGQNFGRHPYQVFGNAKSWEGSLTMAVVSYAVSFLTLMTVEGNNWQIWIICSIVAITATALEAISKLGIDNLTVPIISGALSFFLIQTLISS encoded by the coding sequence ATGGTTGTCACCTTTTTAGGAGGAGTCATTCTCCTCGCTGAAGTCTTAAATCGGATCATTACTTCCGAAACAGAATTAACTCGTAAAGTCGTCCATATTGGCGCGGGAAACGTGATTTTATTCGCTTGGTGGTTTCAGATTCCAGCTTGGATTGGTATTAGCGCAGCGATCGTTGCTGCTATGATTGCCTTATTGTCCTATTTTTTTCCCATTTTACCCAGTATTAACAGCGTCGGACGGAAAAGTCTCGGCACATTTTTTTATGCGGTGAGTATGGGAATTTTGATTGCTTGGTTTTTTCCGCAACACCCCCAATATGCAGCGATCGGGATTTTAATCATGGCTTGGGGGGATGGACTCGCCGCACTAATCGGACAAAATTTTGGTCGTCATCCCTATCAAGTCTTCGGCAATGCTAAAAGCTGGGAAGGATCACTAACAATGGCTGTTGTGAGTTATGCAGTGAGTTTTCTCACCTTGATGACAGTAGAAGGAAATAATTGGCAAATCTGGATAATTTGCTCAATTGTAGCAATAACTGCCACCGCACTAGAGGCGATTTCTAAACTAGGAATTGATAATTTAACTGTCCCGATCATTAGTGGCGCATTATCTTTTTTCCTCATTCAAACATTAATTTCTTCCTAA
- the ltrA gene encoding group II intron reverse transcriptase/maturase: MDLRKYESNAAIKTFLNYPFWLSFGLLLMEKTEWNEVDWKQVEVNVFKLQKRIFRASQSGDVAKVHKLQRLLLRSWCAKLFAVRRISQDNQGKNTAGIDGVKTLSPKQRLNLAENLTLTGKGKSLRRVWIPKPGRKEKRGLGIPVMEDRARQALLKLALEPEWEAKFEPNSYGFRPGRSCHDAGQAIFNAIRYKPKWVLDADISKCFDRINHDVLLQKLNTTPTIARQIRAWLKSGVLDKGDWMPTNEGTPQGGVISPLLANIALHGLEEYIKQWAETWKGTKIHNRKSISLIRYADDFVVLHKDKSIIQQAKTLIEHWLHGLGLEISESKTRICHTLNDSEEEKPGFDFLGWNIRQYEVGKNHSGKSTNGKLLGFKTIIKPSDKSIKTHYEKIVSVLDSMRDKSQEVIIDRLNPIIMGWCNYHKTICSKEVFQHLDHLVYIKLRRWMKRRHPNKTLKWCLERYFHWTKEKDLEGEERTTKVFSTPSDIPNSPVAGKHELRKHVWTPIERHIKIEGSRSPYDGDWRYWSKRRGEYPGTPKRVATLMKRQKGKCTRCGLYIKDEDVVEVDHIVPKAEGGKDQYKNLQLLHRHCHHQKTAEDRARTKSPNRKKQGSAVNTA, translated from the coding sequence ATGGACTTACGAAAGTATGAAAGTAATGCGGCGATTAAGACCTTTCTTAATTATCCATTTTGGTTAAGTTTCGGATTACTCCTAATGGAGAAAACGGAATGGAACGAAGTGGATTGGAAACAGGTTGAAGTCAATGTGTTTAAACTCCAAAAACGGATTTTTCGAGCTTCTCAAAGTGGTGACGTGGCTAAAGTTCACAAACTTCAAAGATTATTGTTGCGGTCTTGGTGCGCCAAACTCTTTGCAGTACGGCGTATTTCGCAGGATAACCAGGGTAAAAATACTGCTGGGATAGATGGTGTAAAAACTCTAAGTCCTAAGCAAAGATTAAACCTTGCTGAAAACCTGACTCTTACAGGGAAAGGTAAATCCTTAAGACGGGTCTGGATTCCAAAACCAGGTCGTAAAGAAAAACGCGGCTTGGGCATTCCAGTAATGGAAGACCGTGCGAGGCAGGCACTTCTCAAATTGGCTTTAGAGCCAGAATGGGAAGCAAAATTCGAGCCTAATTCGTACGGATTCAGACCAGGACGCTCTTGCCATGATGCGGGACAAGCAATCTTTAATGCAATTCGGTACAAGCCTAAATGGGTATTGGATGCCGATATCTCAAAATGCTTTGACCGCATTAATCACGATGTTCTCTTACAAAAATTGAATACAACTCCGACTATTGCTCGACAAATTCGAGCTTGGCTAAAGTCGGGGGTCTTGGATAAAGGCGATTGGATGCCAACAAATGAGGGAACACCGCAAGGAGGGGTGATAAGTCCTCTATTGGCAAACATTGCTCTGCATGGACTTGAGGAGTACATAAAACAATGGGCTGAAACCTGGAAAGGGACTAAAATACATAACCGTAAAAGTATTTCTCTTATAAGGTATGCAGATGATTTCGTTGTTCTTCACAAGGATAAATCCATCATCCAACAAGCCAAAACGCTGATTGAACATTGGTTACATGGCTTAGGCTTAGAAATAAGCGAGAGCAAAACGAGGATTTGTCATACATTGAATGATTCCGAAGAAGAAAAACCAGGTTTTGATTTCTTAGGATGGAACATCCGTCAATATGAAGTTGGGAAAAACCACTCAGGAAAAAGTACAAATGGCAAATTACTTGGATTCAAAACAATAATCAAACCTAGCGACAAAAGTATCAAAACTCATTATGAAAAGATTGTTTCAGTGTTAGATTCAATGAGAGATAAATCCCAAGAGGTAATCATTGATCGGCTAAATCCTATAATAATGGGATGGTGCAACTATCACAAAACAATTTGCTCAAAAGAAGTATTCCAACATCTAGACCACCTGGTTTATATCAAATTACGTCGCTGGATGAAACGCCGTCATCCGAATAAAACCCTTAAATGGTGTTTAGAAAGATACTTTCATTGGACTAAGGAGAAAGATTTAGAGGGAGAAGAGAGGACTACTAAGGTATTTTCAACTCCTTCTGATATACCAAATTCTCCTGTTGCGGGCAAGCATGAATTACGCAAGCACGTATGGACACCGATTGAAAGACACATAAAAATCGAGGGTTCGAGGTCTCCTTACGATGGAGATTGGCGGTATTGGAGTAAACGTCGGGGTGAATATCCTGGCACACCAAAACGGGTTGCTACTCTGATGAAGCGTCAGAAAGGCAAATGTACCCGTTGTGGACTTTACATTAAGGATGAAGATGTAGTGGAGGTTGACCACATCGTCCCTAAAGCCGAAGGGGGCAAAGACCAATACAAGAACTTACAGTTACTTCATCGCCATTGTCATCATCAGAAAACTGCCGAAGACCGAGCAAGAACTAAGAGTCCCAATCGGAAAAAGCAGGGAAGTGCTGTTAACACAGCGTAG
- a CDS encoding CBS domain-containing protein produces the protein MSKTVADIMTANPAVVQPETPLKEAIKLLVEKKISGLPVVDEAEKLVGVLSEADLMWQETGVETPPYFMFLDSVIYLQNPAQYDKELHKALGQTVGEVMSDRAVSITGDRPLKEAAQLMHKREVRRLPVVDEAGKVVGIITRGDIVRTMASEF, from the coding sequence ATGTCGAAAACGGTTGCAGATATAATGACCGCAAACCCTGCGGTAGTTCAACCAGAAACGCCGCTTAAAGAGGCAATTAAACTGCTGGTAGAAAAGAAAATTAGTGGTTTACCTGTGGTTGATGAAGCCGAAAAATTGGTGGGTGTACTCTCAGAAGCGGATTTGATGTGGCAAGAAACGGGTGTCGAAACTCCTCCCTATTTTATGTTTTTGGATAGTGTGATTTATTTGCAAAATCCTGCTCAATATGATAAGGAATTACACAAGGCTTTGGGGCAAACTGTGGGAGAGGTGATGAGCGATCGAGCGGTTTCCATTACGGGCGATCGTCCCTTAAAAGAAGCGGCGCAATTGATGCACAAGCGCGAAGTTCGTCGTTTACCCGTCGTTGATGAAGCGGGAAAAGTGGTGGGAATTATTACTCGCGGTGATATTGTGAGAACAATGGCGAGTGAGTTTTAA
- the nblB gene encoding phycobilisome degradation protein NblB, which produces MDITPESVASLLNSEDYGDRLTGINQLRELDPKAAFPLMQPVINDSNVRVRYAAVSQMSSLGVVDREKSLELLRDRLRNESEADVQAAAADALGGLKLTEAFPDLVAIYRQTEEWLVEFSVIACLGEMGDPRAYDLLVEAVNSDNHLVKTVAIGSLGELGDQRAISVLQPLVTDSDWQVRSRLVQALDRLGGETSHRLLQQLAEDEVEQVAEEAKRILNTSTER; this is translated from the coding sequence ATGGATATTACACCAGAATCAGTGGCAAGTCTTCTTAACTCCGAGGATTATGGCGATCGATTGACGGGAATTAATCAGTTGCGAGAACTTGATCCGAAAGCGGCGTTTCCTCTCATGCAACCCGTGATTAATGATAGCAATGTTCGGGTGCGTTATGCTGCCGTCAGTCAGATGAGTAGTTTAGGGGTGGTCGATCGAGAAAAGTCTTTAGAATTACTGCGCGATCGATTGCGGAATGAATCAGAAGCGGATGTACAAGCGGCGGCAGCCGATGCCCTCGGTGGCTTAAAATTAACAGAGGCGTTCCCTGATCTGGTGGCAATATATCGCCAAACGGAAGAATGGCTGGTGGAATTTAGTGTTATTGCTTGTTTGGGAGAAATGGGCGATCCCCGCGCCTATGATCTGTTGGTAGAAGCGGTTAATTCTGATAATCATTTGGTCAAAACCGTTGCGATCGGATCGCTGGGAGAATTAGGGGATCAAAGAGCAATTTCTGTTTTACAGCCTTTAGTTACGGATAGTGATTGGCAGGTTCGATCGCGCTTAGTACAAGCGCTCGATCGCTTGGGAGGGGAAACATCACACCGTCTCCTGCAACAACTTGCCGAGGATGAAGTGGAACAAGTCGCCGAGGAAGCAAAGCGGATTTTAAATACATCTACCGAAAGATAG
- the typA gene encoding translational GTPase TypA: MTLSIRNVAIIAHVDHGKTTLVDALLQQSGVFREGEEVPTCVMDSNAIERERGITILSKNTAIRYKDTLINIVDTPGHADFGGEVERVLGMVDGCVLIVDANEGPMPQTRFVLKKALEKGLRPIVVVNKIDRPNVDPDLAVDKVFDLFVDLGADDDQCDFVTLYASGLGGFAKTKIEDEGVDMQPMFEAIVDHVPPPSGDSTKPLQLQVTTLDYSEYLGRIVIGRVHNGVIRAGQEAGLTKEDGRVVKTKVSKLMGFEGLQRVEIEEASAGNLVAVAGFSDANIGETITCPNEPQPLPLIKVDEPTLQMTFSINDSPFAGREGKFVTSRQLRDRLYKELETNVALRVEESDSPDKFLVSGRGELHLGILIENMRREGYEFQVSQPQVIYREVNGQTCEPYEYLILDVPEEAVGSCIERLGERRGEMQNMQATEGNRTQAEFVIPARGLIGFRTEFLRLTRGEGLMNHSFLDYRQKVSSLETRRNGVLIAFEEGSATFYALKNAEDRGSFFITPGTKVYKGMIVGENTRPQDLELNVCKAKQLTNMRSATGDELVQLQAPTEMTLERALEYISSDELVEVTPESIRLRKMSKKLAKQR, from the coding sequence ATGACCCTTTCCATTCGCAACGTTGCTATTATCGCCCACGTTGACCACGGCAAAACGACCTTGGTCGATGCTCTCCTTCAACAATCTGGTGTTTTCCGCGAAGGCGAGGAAGTTCCGACTTGCGTCATGGACTCCAACGCGATCGAACGAGAACGAGGAATTACCATTCTCTCTAAAAACACCGCTATCCGTTACAAGGACACTCTGATTAATATTGTCGATACTCCAGGTCACGCGGACTTTGGCGGCGAAGTGGAACGGGTTTTAGGAATGGTTGATGGCTGTGTTCTCATTGTTGATGCCAACGAGGGACCCATGCCACAAACGCGATTTGTGTTGAAAAAGGCTCTCGAAAAAGGATTACGCCCGATCGTGGTTGTGAATAAAATCGATCGCCCCAATGTTGATCCTGATTTGGCGGTAGATAAAGTATTTGATTTATTTGTGGATTTAGGGGCAGATGACGATCAATGTGACTTTGTGACGCTCTATGCTTCTGGTTTAGGTGGCTTTGCCAAAACTAAGATCGAAGATGAAGGGGTTGATATGCAACCGATGTTTGAGGCGATTGTAGATCACGTTCCCCCTCCTTCTGGTGACTCAACGAAACCCTTACAACTACAAGTCACGACGTTAGATTACTCTGAATACTTAGGACGGATTGTAATTGGTCGCGTTCACAATGGCGTAATTAGAGCAGGTCAAGAAGCGGGTTTAACCAAAGAAGATGGAAGAGTGGTAAAAACGAAAGTCTCCAAGTTAATGGGATTTGAAGGGTTACAACGGGTAGAAATTGAAGAAGCCAGTGCGGGTAATCTTGTCGCTGTTGCTGGCTTCAGTGATGCTAATATCGGGGAAACCATCACTTGTCCCAATGAACCGCAACCGCTTCCTTTGATTAAGGTGGATGAACCGACTCTACAAATGACGTTCTCTATTAATGACTCTCCGTTTGCGGGTCGCGAAGGAAAGTTTGTCACCTCACGACAATTGCGCGATCGACTTTACAAAGAACTAGAAACCAATGTCGCTTTGAGAGTAGAGGAATCGGACTCTCCTGATAAGTTCCTTGTTTCGGGACGCGGTGAACTCCATTTAGGGATTCTCATTGAAAATATGCGTCGCGAAGGATACGAGTTCCAAGTTTCCCAGCCACAGGTGATTTATCGCGAGGTGAATGGACAAACTTGCGAGCCTTATGAGTATCTTATCTTAGATGTTCCCGAAGAAGCTGTGGGAAGCTGCATCGAACGCTTAGGGGAACGCAGAGGAGAAATGCAGAATATGCAGGCAACTGAGGGTAATCGCACCCAAGCGGAGTTTGTTATTCCTGCACGGGGATTAATTGGTTTTCGCACTGAGTTTTTGCGGTTAACTCGTGGGGAAGGATTGATGAACCACAGTTTCTTGGATTATCGTCAAAAAGTCAGTAGCTTGGAAACTCGCCGCAATGGGGTTTTAATTGCGTTTGAGGAAGGAAGTGCTACGTTTTACGCGCTTAAAAATGCTGAAGATCGCGGCTCTTTCTTTATTACTCCAGGAACGAAGGTTTATAAAGGGATGATTGTGGGAGAAAATACTCGTCCCCAAGATTTAGAACTGAATGTGTGTAAGGCAAAACAGTTAACGAATATGCGATCGGCAACAGGGGATGAGTTAGTTCAGTTACAAGCGCCAACGGAAATGACTCTAGAACGGGCTTTAGAATATATTAGTTCTGATGAACTGGTAGAAGTAACCCCAGAGTCGATCCGCTTACGGAAAATGTCCAAGAAGTTGGCAAAACAGCGTTAG
- a CDS encoding ribose-phosphate pyrophosphokinase produces MSHSATLTLQPQLSQLPDQNRLRLFSGSANEPLSQEVATYLGLELGPMVRKRFADGELYVQIQESIRGCDVYLIQPCCHPVNDNLMELLIMIDACRRASARQITAVIPYYSYARADRKTAGRESITAKLVANLITEAGASRVLAMDLHSAQIQGYFDIPLDHVYGSPVLIQYIASKQLSDLVVVSPDVGGVARARAFAKKLDDAPLAIIDKRRHSHNEAEVLNLIGDVKGKTAVMVDDLVDTAGTMLEGSRLLRKEGANQVYACATHPVLSGPARERLFGGAFEEVIVSNTIPVEGHEKIEPLTVLSVANLIGEAISRIHEESSVSSMFR; encoded by the coding sequence GTGAGCCATTCTGCTACTTTAACGCTTCAACCCCAACTGAGCCAACTTCCTGATCAAAACCGTTTACGGCTGTTTTCGGGATCGGCGAATGAACCCCTATCCCAAGAAGTCGCCACTTATTTGGGGCTAGAATTGGGACCAATGGTTAGAAAACGATTTGCTGATGGTGAACTCTATGTTCAAATTCAGGAGTCGATTCGGGGGTGTGATGTTTATTTAATTCAACCCTGTTGTCATCCCGTGAATGACAATTTAATGGAATTGCTGATTATGATCGATGCTTGTCGTCGGGCTTCTGCTCGTCAAATTACAGCAGTCATTCCTTATTATAGTTATGCTCGCGCCGATCGCAAAACCGCAGGAAGAGAGTCGATTACAGCGAAATTAGTGGCGAATTTAATCACAGAAGCTGGCGCGAGTCGTGTTTTGGCGATGGATTTACATTCGGCACAGATTCAAGGCTATTTTGACATTCCTTTGGATCATGTTTATGGTTCTCCTGTGTTAATTCAGTATATTGCTAGTAAACAACTCTCTGATTTAGTGGTGGTTTCTCCAGACGTGGGAGGAGTCGCACGAGCGAGGGCGTTTGCGAAAAAATTGGATGACGCACCCTTAGCGATTATTGATAAACGTCGTCATAGTCATAATGAGGCGGAAGTGCTGAATTTGATTGGAGATGTGAAAGGGAAAACAGCAGTGATGGTCGATGATTTGGTGGATACCGCTGGCACGATGTTGGAAGGATCACGATTGCTGCGAAAAGAAGGAGCAAATCAAGTTTATGCTTGCGCCACTCATCCCGTTTTATCGGGACCCGCGCGGGAACGGTTGTTTGGTGGTGCGTTTGAAGAAGTGATTGTGAGCAATACTATTCCTGTGGAAGGACACGAAAAGATTGAACCGTTAACGGTTTTGTCAGTGGCAAATCTCATCGGTGAGGCAATTTCACGGATTCACGAGGAAAGCTCAGTCAGTAGTATGTTTCGCTAG
- the bioD gene encoding dethiobiotin synthase yields the protein MKTLLITGTDTEIGKTVVTLSLIAYWQKYRLLEQLGVMKLIQTGSPGDSGLYQELFPLNQPAELLNPVSYPTPIAPPLAAEKQRQPVDLTTIWQALTSLSKQREFVLMEALGGLGSPVTWEMTVADLASAWRLPIVLVVPVKLGAIGQTVANIALARQHKLQIKGLIFNCLTAEAESQQPNWTPSELITNLCQVPILGTIPHLNDSNDVEKLAHVASNLELEHLW from the coding sequence ATGAAAACACTTTTAATCACTGGTACAGATACAGAAATCGGTAAAACGGTTGTTACTCTGAGTTTAATTGCCTACTGGCAAAAATACCGCTTGCTGGAACAACTGGGGGTGATGAAGTTAATTCAAACGGGAAGTCCAGGTGATAGCGGTTTGTATCAGGAACTGTTCCCTTTAAATCAGCCAGCAGAGTTATTAAACCCTGTGTCTTATCCCACCCCGATCGCGCCTCCTTTAGCGGCGGAAAAACAAAGACAACCCGTTGATCTTACTACAATTTGGCAGGCGTTGACCAGTTTAAGTAAACAACGGGAATTCGTTCTCATGGAAGCATTGGGAGGATTAGGTTCACCCGTGACTTGGGAAATGACAGTGGCGGATTTAGCCTCAGCCTGGCGTTTACCGATCGTGCTGGTTGTTCCCGTCAAATTAGGGGCGATCGGGCAAACCGTCGCCAATATTGCCCTGGCGCGCCAGCACAAGCTACAAATCAAAGGCCTCATCTTCAACTGTCTCACCGCAGAAGCAGAAAGCCAACAGCCAAATTGGACTCCCTCAGAATTAATCACCAATCTCTGTCAAGTCCCCATTTTAGGGACAATTCCCCACCTCAACGACAGCAACGATGTCGAAAAACTCGCTCATGTTGCGTCAAACTTAGAACTAGAACATCTATGGTAA
- a CDS encoding M20 metallopeptidase family protein: protein MTVSPTKPINRSKIRPEIQTLQSDLVQWRRGFHQQPELAFREKLTSEFVIRQLQAWGIPHQTAIAETGVVAIIEGGTPGKVLAIRADMDALPVQEENNVPYRSQHDGIMHACGHDGHTAIALGTAYYLWQHRQEITGTVKIIFQPAEEGPGGAKPMIEAGVLKNPDVDAIIGLHLWNNLPLGTIGVKDGALMAAVELFQCQIQGKGGHGAMPHQTIDAVVLSAQIVNALQTIVARNIDPTDAAVVTVGELKAGSAMNVIADNAYLSGTVRYFNPALEGAIKKRVEAIIAGICESHGGSYDLKYWRMYPPVINDSRITDLVRSVANTVVETPTGVVPECQTMGSEDMAFFLEEVPGCYFFLGAANTELGLNYPHHHPRFDFDETALGMGVEMFARCVEQFS, encoded by the coding sequence ATGACTGTATCTCCCACCAAACCCATCAACCGTTCAAAAATCCGTCCCGAAATCCAAACCCTGCAATCCGATCTTGTGCAATGGCGACGGGGGTTTCATCAACAGCCAGAACTAGCCTTCCGCGAAAAACTCACCTCAGAGTTTGTCATCCGTCAACTACAAGCCTGGGGAATCCCGCACCAAACCGCCATTGCTGAAACTGGCGTTGTCGCAATCATCGAAGGAGGAACACCTGGAAAAGTTCTCGCCATCCGTGCGGATATGGATGCTCTCCCCGTGCAAGAAGAAAACAATGTCCCCTATCGTTCCCAACATGATGGCATCATGCACGCTTGCGGACATGATGGACACACAGCGATCGCCCTCGGAACTGCTTACTATCTCTGGCAACATCGGCAGGAAATCACAGGAACGGTTAAAATTATCTTTCAGCCTGCCGAAGAAGGGCCAGGTGGGGCAAAACCCATGATTGAAGCGGGGGTTTTGAAAAACCCTGACGTTGATGCAATTATTGGTTTACATCTCTGGAACAATCTTCCCCTCGGCACGATCGGCGTAAAAGACGGCGCTTTAATGGCAGCGGTGGAACTCTTCCAATGTCAGATTCAAGGCAAAGGGGGACATGGCGCAATGCCCCATCAAACCATTGACGCGGTTGTTCTCAGCGCTCAAATTGTCAACGCCTTACAAACCATTGTCGCTCGTAACATTGATCCCACTGATGCTGCTGTTGTCACCGTTGGCGAATTAAAAGCAGGTTCGGCAATGAATGTCATCGCCGACAATGCCTATCTTTCGGGAACAGTGCGCTATTTTAACCCCGCCCTAGAAGGGGCAATTAAAAAGCGAGTCGAAGCCATCATCGCAGGAATTTGTGAAAGTCACGGCGGTAGCTATGACCTCAAATATTGGCGGATGTATCCCCCTGTCATCAATGATTCCCGCATCACCGACTTAGTGCGTTCCGTCGCCAATACCGTCGTTGAAACTCCCACAGGAGTTGTTCCCGAATGCCAAACCATGGGCAGCGAAGACATGGCGTTCTTCCTAGAGGAAGTGCCTGGATGTTACTTCTTTCTGGGGGCAGCGAATACAGAATTAGGACTCAATTATCCCCATCATCATCCCCGTTTTGATTTTGATGAAACCGCTTTAGGAATGGGAGTAGAAATGTTTGCTCGTTGTGTGGAACAATTCTCCTGA